TGTACAGCGCCTTTAAGATGCTAGACGATAGCAAACGTGTGCATTAAGATGTGCTCCACCAGTCTCGTTCATTTCCAGCTCCTGCTGTAAATCAAAATTACACTACAGCCACCGTTGTTAGGAACAAAGGATCATAAAACCTGACAGCGGACATTAGAACAGAAGAACatttatgaacgagaggaggaacagaggaacAGTGCAACTCCTTAATCTAGTTGCTTTTGCACCGGCTATCCTGCAGATGGCAgtgtttaacaaaatgtaaaagtTAAATCCACTAACCAAATCTAGCTGCATAATTAGTTGTTGTTgttaagatgattattattatttttctttccgccAACAAAACCTTAAGTTTCATAAAATTAAAAACGTTGCACAAAAACTCTTGAAATTTCACAGACTTGTAGACACCAATGGGAACTAATGTCCACCGCTGAATAAACGTGATGGTCACATGGTTTGCCAACCATATTGGATTTCACGTCAAATTTGGGGCAATTTACAAACATCTTGTCGGAAACCGTTTCTCGCAGAGTTCTGAAACTTGGTACACATGGTTAGGGATTGTCCAAGATGCATTGTGCTCGAACTTAAGCTGATTGGTtcagtggtatggcggccatgttggataaaaaaaactaacacacAAATGTCTTCTTCTCCAAGACCTCTAATCTGATCGAAGCAAAACTTGGCATACATGATCCAAGCACGGTTTTCTTTAAAGGCTGCCCAAATGAAGTTGCTatagtaattaattaattttttttaaaaacacggCTGCCGtgggccaatcaaatttcagcattgCTCTAGTTGCCTATATTGCGCATAAAATGAACACCGTTGATCAAAAACTCTTGAAACTTCACAGAGTAGCGTCTACAACTGAGTGAAtggcaaccaatcaaaatgcttagatttcacaataactccttgcttgcagcttccagttgtatttgatttaataatACTCGTGTTCACAGCAACAAGTGTGTCCTTTCAGcagttaattaattttttttttttttttttttgactggacACACTAATATTGTAATGGACACAAAATAACGGAGTCATTGCGCCAAAAATGATCACATGATCTTACTATAACACTGTTTTACAAAGAGCTACTTTGTAATGATTGTATTTCCTGCGTCCTATTTGCCGTTACTGTATCGTCAGGAATGATCTAGCTTTGTTTCTTCATTTTCGAATAAGTAAAAGTAACTCCATTTCTTGTGACGAACTCAAATGACATGCTTTGCTTGTGTGGGTGGGGGCAGTGTCATTGCAAACTGCATCTTTGTAGTTTATGTTGGTCATTGAGGCACACGTTGCAGACAGAAGTGCAGATGTGCTGTCTCCCAGACTGACTTGCCATTTATTACATCAATTGActaactagggcagcagtgtggagtagtggttagggctctggactcttgaccagagggtcgtgggttcaatccccagtgggggacactgctgctgtacccttgagcaaggtactttacctaaaaaacccaactggataattgtatgtaaaataatgtgatatctgtataatgtgatatcttgtaacaattgtaagtcgccctggataagggcgtctgctaagaaataaagaataactgttacaacaattaaacaatataaaaatacaacatgGCATTCGCTGTTTACATAAGCAATGTCTTATTTAAATATCAAGCACGCCACTTCTTTAGTCTGTTTTTAAATGGGCTGCACTATTTCTCTTTGAGGTATTCCTTTTGTGAACGAAATAAAAACGACATTTAACTCTTAAAGGCTAGCTTTACAATTTACAATAGTATAGTATTGttttaaattactaaaaaaaaaaaaaaatcaataaaaaaaattcaacgAGATGAAATAACTTTGTGTTCTGCATTAGAAAACATACCGATATTTAATACCATTGTCATCTGACTGTGTAAGTCAATTCGGGAGAGAACGTGTAATGTACCCTGTCACTTTAAGAGTCGCGCTCTTAATTTGCCATCTACGCTCCAGTTTCCACTCTGCTTTCTCCGCCCCCCCTGCCCTTGTCAGGCTAATGGTTCAACCCAGTATATATTTACAGCTGATCTTGCCATCCACAAACATCAATTTACACAGAGTAGCTCAGGGCGGGGAGGAGAAAATGAGCCGCTCGGACCCAAAACAGATGAAGAAATAGCATCGCTGTAGACTGTCTGTGGAAAAACATTATTTCATCGAAGCAGCAGCAATAACTAAATAAACGAGTTAAAGCGATAATGCTTTTAAGTTTCCGGCGCAAATACACTGTAGCGGTAGCGCTGGTCTCAAGAGCACTTTATTTTCAAGCAACATATAATGCTGCCgtggaagaaaaataaattcGATCTGATCGAAGAAGACAAGCAGTCAAAGCCGAAGGGCTATGCGGCGAGTCTCAACTACTCTGCACTCACGTCCTTTGCAAAGTCTTGCCCGGAGAGCGCTCTCAGCAGGGTCGGAAGCATGTTCAAATCCAAGAGGAAAAAAGTGAGCATCACCAACGAGGACCCCACTTACACGGTGCTGTACCTGGGCAACGCAACCACTATCCAGTCCAAGGGAGACGGCTGCACTGACGTGGCCGTGAGCAAGATCTGGAACAAGAGCGAAATGGGCAAAAACGGAACCAAGATGAAACTTACCATCAGCGCCCAGGGGATCCGCATGGTTCATGTGGATGACAAAGCGCGCAGACCGGGTCACTTGTACCTGTTGCACCGGATAACGTACTGCGTTGCGGACCCTAGGCTACCCAAGATTTTCGTCTGGATTTACAGGCACGAGATGAAGCACAAAGCCGTCATGCTGCGGTGCCACGCCGTGCTCGTCTCCAAACCAGAGAAAGCTAAAGCCATGGCGCTTTTGTTGTACCAGACTTCAGCTACAGCCCTGGCTGAGTTTAAGAGGGTTAAGCGCAGGGATGATGCCCGGCACCAGCAACAGCAGCTGATAGGGGAGCAGACAATCCCCCTGGTCCCCCTCAGGAAGCTCTTAAACGGACAGTGCTATTACAAACCTCCCGTGGAGAGGAGCCGGAGCGCACCGAAATTGGGCTCCATCACCGAGGACCTTCtcggggaggaggaagaggaaaaaGCGAAACATTTCGAGTGCGAGGACATTCTGGACACAGATGACGACTGCTTGGGCAATGGTAAAC
The sequence above is drawn from the Acipenser ruthenus chromosome 12, fAciRut3.2 maternal haplotype, whole genome shotgun sequence genome and encodes:
- the fam43a gene encoding protein FAM43A, which codes for MLPWKKNKFDLIEEDKQSKPKGYAASLNYSALTSFAKSCPESALSRVGSMFKSKRKKVSITNEDPTYTVLYLGNATTIQSKGDGCTDVAVSKIWNKSEMGKNGTKMKLTISAQGIRMVHVDDKARRPGHLYLLHRITYCVADPRLPKIFVWIYRHEMKHKAVMLRCHAVLVSKPEKAKAMALLLYQTSATALAEFKRVKRRDDARHQQQQLIGEQTIPLVPLRKLLNGQCYYKPPVERSRSAPKLGSITEDLLGEEEEEKAKHFECEDILDTDDDCLGNGKQELSQIISDLGEMCIGNDVQTLKSDLRVTRLLSGESTGSESSIDSNQDPNSLCNGFEEVKEQEIA